Proteins co-encoded in one Polyangiaceae bacterium genomic window:
- a CDS encoding thioredoxin domain-containing protein, whose product MALSIGQSVLGFTVSKLVSASGAPLALGTRGNDVGLLVELPQRLAGAKISVRSDDWLRRARHLTLGSPSLIAPNALGEVGDFGVAVYPVSGRLVTDGRAPVSVEELARAFTPVVESVATLHDQGLLHGVLRTEFLVRGEGRFALLGAGLEGLARELGGPRLVRDLMPKDFTPPELRGQNPPIAAEWGDAYALAVMLAELLAGRQASGEEPVTPRALGAAVPDALEQYLLPSVSARISDRPRDLRAWWKRVLEILETEVPVAAPPAANAPVAAAPQATNAPTAVPTASAALVSEQPAAPEAVADAAPPPGAPTMDSARSGGAPIESPQSAPEGSLPAGSSVGGFTPPPGTALPVSPPWAGEAQRFEPPHIPGTLPLRPPVPPGPAVPAPAAVPRGINVPGATPVPSATKVPAPAELPPPSWLAPKPKAAFTPGASQAAPASSRGDVVYEAGGFTAPPGVAEGEVVATDQEPERLGRPGMPTFAKQETPGMVPAPPKHNSLGFNVAAGKYVPKQIEPTQAVVDDAAQVSPLAASWEKPPESASSVKEPSAPPATGLPPLQADSHSAEEVAGGPEASALVKPSTEPGAPEPSNRPSVVGPPVPDKFLAEPKGQEPSNDGRRKLFVGIAITSAAVLVVATLGIIFAIRLSSRGATAAAPSATTVPAAPDAGVAAAPTSPAAPTAPTAAPGPVDAGSAAPPSFAKGASSGEFGLAGARDETALLPLPRHAPVWGEATAPVTLVVFGDLECKHTRRLFSVLDTLKSDFGKDLRLAWVHTPLHVHPGALHAAQSTAALTREYGSSAFWRVLEEWAHSPDAPNDASLVRWAGDAGIRVDPAKLTGDSIAEKQVAEDRALGIRFGVRSTPTLYLNGALIEGFHSRGELHRAIQSELSATRSLVAAGVEPNALYSTRVKKNLIDVGEAIPQRVCPALLDAPVLGKSDALVTIVEFSDFECAYCEKVQPTLKQLRARYGDDLRLVWKHLPLGVHERARPAATLAIEAQKQLGDAGFWKVHDALFANQADLSDAALLKIGTDAGLPATVMEAVRGDTRRPRVEADIREADRVGAKGTPTFYVNGRLLEGAQPLAKFDELVSAELKVARRLVSGGTPRQEVYDTVCGRP is encoded by the coding sequence ATGGCGCTCTCGATTGGCCAAAGCGTGCTCGGCTTCACAGTCTCCAAGCTGGTGAGCGCGTCTGGTGCACCGCTCGCGTTGGGCACGCGTGGCAACGACGTCGGGCTGTTGGTCGAGCTGCCGCAGCGCCTTGCTGGCGCGAAGATCTCGGTGCGCTCCGACGATTGGCTGCGCCGCGCCCGCCACCTGACCTTGGGTTCGCCCTCCCTGATCGCGCCCAATGCGCTGGGCGAAGTCGGCGACTTCGGGGTGGCGGTGTACCCGGTGTCCGGCCGCTTGGTGACGGACGGCCGAGCTCCCGTCTCCGTGGAAGAACTCGCCCGGGCGTTTACGCCGGTGGTTGAGAGCGTTGCCACGCTGCACGACCAAGGTTTGCTACACGGCGTCCTGCGCACGGAGTTTCTGGTGCGCGGGGAAGGTCGCTTCGCCTTGCTCGGTGCCGGGCTCGAGGGCCTAGCGCGGGAACTCGGCGGGCCCCGGCTCGTGCGGGACTTGATGCCGAAGGATTTCACTCCACCGGAGCTGCGCGGGCAGAATCCTCCGATCGCTGCCGAGTGGGGTGATGCGTACGCTCTGGCTGTCATGCTTGCGGAGCTCTTGGCGGGTCGCCAGGCGAGCGGAGAAGAGCCGGTTACCCCGCGGGCGCTTGGCGCGGCAGTGCCAGACGCACTCGAGCAATACCTGTTGCCCAGCGTATCCGCGAGGATATCAGACCGGCCTCGAGACTTGCGTGCGTGGTGGAAGCGCGTGCTCGAGATCTTGGAGACTGAAGTGCCGGTCGCCGCGCCGCCAGCCGCGAATGCGCCCGTTGCAGCAGCGCCGCAAGCGACGAATGCGCCCACAGCCGTGCCGACCGCATCGGCTGCCTTGGTGAGTGAGCAGCCTGCGGCGCCCGAGGCCGTTGCAGACGCAGCGCCGCCGCCGGGCGCTCCGACCATGGATTCGGCTAGGTCTGGCGGAGCTCCCATCGAGTCGCCCCAGAGCGCGCCGGAGGGCTCGCTCCCCGCGGGTTCGTCCGTCGGCGGCTTCACACCGCCGCCGGGCACGGCGTTGCCGGTCTCGCCTCCCTGGGCCGGTGAAGCGCAGCGCTTCGAGCCTCCGCACATTCCGGGCACGTTGCCGCTCCGGCCACCGGTTCCACCGGGACCGGCAGTGCCAGCGCCTGCAGCAGTTCCTCGGGGAATCAACGTCCCGGGAGCAACGCCGGTGCCCTCAGCGACCAAGGTGCCCGCTCCTGCCGAGCTACCCCCGCCGAGCTGGCTCGCTCCAAAGCCCAAAGCGGCGTTCACCCCCGGTGCTTCACAAGCAGCTCCGGCGTCCTCGCGAGGCGACGTCGTGTACGAGGCTGGCGGGTTCACGGCGCCTCCTGGTGTCGCCGAGGGCGAAGTGGTAGCGACGGATCAGGAGCCGGAGCGCCTCGGCCGCCCTGGCATGCCAACCTTCGCCAAGCAAGAGACGCCGGGCATGGTGCCGGCGCCTCCCAAGCACAACTCCCTAGGCTTCAACGTCGCCGCCGGGAAGTACGTACCAAAGCAGATCGAGCCGACCCAGGCCGTGGTCGACGATGCTGCTCAGGTCTCCCCCCTGGCCGCTTCGTGGGAGAAGCCTCCGGAGAGCGCGTCGAGCGTCAAGGAGCCGAGCGCGCCGCCAGCCACGGGGCTGCCCCCGTTGCAGGCCGACTCCCACAGCGCTGAAGAAGTAGCCGGGGGGCCAGAGGCATCGGCGCTGGTCAAGCCGAGCACTGAGCCGGGCGCCCCGGAGCCGAGCAATCGGCCGTCGGTGGTTGGACCGCCGGTGCCTGACAAGTTCCTCGCGGAACCAAAAGGGCAGGAACCGTCCAACGACGGGCGCCGCAAGCTCTTCGTGGGCATCGCGATTACTTCTGCTGCGGTGCTCGTCGTGGCTACGCTGGGCATCATTTTCGCGATTCGTCTCAGCTCGCGGGGGGCGACGGCTGCCGCGCCGAGCGCGACCACGGTGCCAGCCGCACCAGACGCTGGGGTCGCGGCGGCGCCGACTTCTCCAGCCGCACCGACTGCTCCAACTGCGGCGCCCGGCCCCGTGGACGCGGGCTCCGCAGCTCCGCCGAGCTTCGCGAAGGGCGCAAGCAGCGGCGAATTCGGGCTCGCCGGCGCGCGCGACGAGACAGCGTTGCTACCGCTGCCGCGTCATGCGCCGGTGTGGGGCGAGGCGACAGCGCCGGTTACGCTGGTGGTGTTTGGTGATCTTGAGTGCAAGCACACGCGGCGACTTTTTAGCGTCCTCGACACGCTGAAGAGCGACTTTGGAAAGGATCTACGTCTCGCCTGGGTGCACACACCCTTGCACGTGCATCCGGGGGCACTGCACGCAGCGCAGTCTACGGCGGCGTTGACTCGAGAGTATGGCTCAAGCGCTTTTTGGCGCGTGCTCGAAGAGTGGGCGCACTCCCCGGACGCTCCAAACGACGCGAGCTTGGTCCGCTGGGCAGGTGACGCTGGCATCCGTGTGGATCCAGCGAAGCTGACGGGAGACAGCATCGCGGAGAAGCAGGTCGCCGAGGACCGCGCGCTGGGGATCCGCTTTGGCGTTCGCTCGACGCCAACGCTCTACCTGAACGGTGCGCTGATCGAAGGCTTCCATTCTCGCGGTGAGCTTCATCGCGCGATCCAGAGCGAGCTCTCTGCCACGCGTAGCCTGGTGGCAGCGGGCGTCGAGCCAAACGCCCTCTACTCGACTCGGGTGAAAAAGAACCTGATCGACGTGGGTGAGGCGATCCCCCAGCGCGTCTGTCCTGCGTTGCTCGATGCGCCAGTGCTCGGAAAGTCCGATGCGCTGGTGACCATCGTCGAGTTCTCAGATTTCGAGTGCGCGTATTGCGAGAAGGTGCAGCCCACCTTGAAGCAGCTGCGCGCACGCTACGGCGACGATCTGCGATTGGTTTGGAAGCATCTACCGCTCGGCGTCCACGAGCGGGCGCGCCCAGCTGCGACCCTCGCCATCGAGGCGCAAAAGCAGCTGGGGGACGCAGGCTTCTGGAAGGTGCATGACGCTCTCTTCGCAAATCAGGCGGACCTGTCTGACGCCGCGCTGCTCAAGATTGGAACCGACGCTGGCCTACCCGCTACGGTGATGGAAGCCGTGCGCGGTGACACGCGTCGTCCGCGCGTCGAGGCGGACATTCGTGAGGCGGATCGCGTCGGCGCGAAGGGCACGCCCACGTTCTACGTCAACGGCCGCTTGCTCGAGGGCGCGCAACCGTTGGCCAAGTTCGACGAGCTCGTGAGCGCGGAGCTGAAGGTCGCCCGACGTCTGGTCAGCGGCGGTACCCCGCGGCAAGAGGTCTACGACACGGTCTGCGGCCGGCCCTAG
- the recA gene encoding recombinase RecA, giving the protein MMDDKEKAKALELAVASVEKEFGRGAIMRLKDGEKIGADVPVVPTGSLGLDLGLGIGGYPRGRIVEIFGPESSGKTTLTLHAIASVQRQGGVAAFIDAEHALDVTYARRLGVKTDELLISQPDYGEQALEIGEMLVRSGAVDIIVVDSVAALVPKAEIEGDMGDSHVGLQARLMSQALRKLTGSVSRSNTLFFFTNQIRMKIGVMFGSPETTTGGNALKFYSSVRLDVRRIGAIKEASKDKKGEMSVVGNRTRVKVVKNKMAPPFREVEFDIIYGNGVSRSGEVLDLSVDAGIVQKSGAWYSMDGERIGQGRDASRTYLEEHPALMEKLERMVLERAGIQRKLSGPAAEAQATASAEAANEKSNGEKSNGAAKQSAKARPSARN; this is encoded by the coding sequence ATGATGGACGACAAGGAAAAAGCCAAAGCCCTCGAGCTCGCCGTTGCCAGTGTAGAGAAGGAGTTTGGTCGTGGCGCGATCATGCGCTTGAAGGATGGCGAGAAGATCGGCGCTGACGTTCCTGTCGTGCCCACCGGCTCCCTTGGCCTGGACCTGGGACTTGGCATCGGTGGCTATCCTCGCGGGCGCATCGTGGAGATCTTCGGCCCGGAGTCGAGCGGTAAGACCACGTTGACGCTCCACGCGATCGCCAGCGTACAGCGCCAAGGTGGCGTTGCAGCGTTCATCGATGCTGAGCATGCGCTGGACGTCACCTACGCGCGTCGCCTCGGTGTGAAGACGGATGAGCTCCTGATCAGCCAGCCCGACTACGGTGAGCAGGCCCTCGAGATTGGAGAGATGCTGGTGCGCTCTGGCGCGGTGGACATCATCGTCGTCGACTCCGTTGCTGCACTGGTGCCCAAGGCAGAGATCGAAGGCGACATGGGGGACTCCCACGTTGGTCTACAAGCGCGTCTGATGAGCCAGGCGTTGCGCAAGCTGACGGGCTCAGTCTCTCGCTCGAACACGCTGTTCTTCTTCACCAACCAGATCCGCATGAAGATCGGCGTGATGTTCGGCAGCCCTGAGACGACGACGGGTGGCAACGCGCTGAAGTTCTACTCGTCCGTACGCCTGGACGTGCGTCGTATCGGAGCGATCAAGGAAGCCTCCAAGGACAAGAAGGGGGAAATGTCCGTGGTGGGCAACCGCACGCGCGTGAAGGTCGTGAAGAACAAGATGGCTCCGCCGTTCCGCGAGGTGGAGTTCGACATCATCTACGGCAACGGCGTTAGCCGTTCGGGTGAGGTGCTCGATCTCTCGGTCGATGCGGGTATCGTCCAGAAGAGCGGCGCCTGGTACTCGATGGATGGTGAGCGCATCGGACAGGGGCGAGACGCTTCACGCACGTACCTCGAGGAGCATCCCGCGCTGATGGAGAAGCTCGAGCGTATGGTGCTCGAGCGTGCGGGGATCCAGCGCAAGCTATCGGGACCGGCCGCAGAGGCGCAGGCCACGGCGAGTGCTGAAGCAGCGAACGAGAAATCGAACGGCGAGAAGTCGAACGGAGCGGCGAAGCAGTCCGCAAAGGCGCGCCCAAGCGCACGGAACTAG